The following coding sequences are from one Carnobacterium inhibens subsp. inhibens DSM 13024 window:
- a CDS encoding replication initiation protein — translation MSNEIVKYNNIMNEVSFRKFNPVEFDLFFSLCSKMKLKGSEPITLTFDEVKKLTNYSSRDKVRFIHDLENMYSKMLNLNFRYEDETEIVRFVLFPIYRINKEKNTVTIGVNQEFSYVLNEITTNFTRFELEGFTELRSGYAKTMFRLLKQYKSTGFYIVKIDEFRRILDIPESYRVTDIDKRVLQQIEKELAPLYKKFEIVKKKKKGRGRGGIVSHLEFNFMEKVPPEKQKVPLHNWLEQ, via the coding sequence TTGAGTAATGAAATCGTTAAATACAACAATATTATGAATGAAGTCAGTTTTAGAAAATTTAATCCTGTTGAGTTTGATTTGTTTTTCTCTTTATGTTCAAAAATGAAACTTAAAGGATCCGAACCAATTACATTAACTTTTGACGAAGTAAAGAAACTAACAAATTATTCTTCTAGAGATAAAGTACGATTTATTCATGATTTAGAAAATATGTACTCAAAAATGTTGAATCTAAATTTTCGTTATGAAGATGAAACTGAAATTGTTCGATTTGTATTGTTTCCAATCTATAGAATTAATAAAGAAAAAAATACTGTAACTATAGGAGTTAATCAAGAATTTAGTTATGTTTTAAATGAAATTACAACTAACTTTACACGATTTGAATTAGAAGGGTTTACGGAGTTAAGAAGTGGTTATGCTAAAACAATGTTCCGATTGTTAAAGCAATATAAAAGCACTGGTTTTTATATTGTCAAAATTGACGAATTTAGACGAATATTAGATATTCCAGAAAGTTATAGAGTAACAGATATTGATAAAAGAGTATTACAGCAAATAGAAAAAGAATTAGCTCCTCTTTATAAAAAATTTGAGATCGTAAAGAAGAAAAAAAAAGGCCGTGGCCGTGGTGGGATAGTTTCCCATTTAGAATTTAATTTTATGGAAAAAGTTCCTCCTGAAAAACAAAAGGTTCCTCTCCATAATTGGCTAGAGCAATAA
- a CDS encoding MerR family transcriptional regulator, translating into MKDVEGVTEYITTEEAAKKLGIQLPTLRKYAGMIDKNAKSGKYFERDDRNYRLYTNDNITTINQIIALKSRPKMTIETAIEQILNMEYNVDTPNEIGNHNADNNDITSIQKVLISQNDLIQKKDEQLLRYDNQLIKYNETINHYETLVKNLTESNVNLANQVETMMNNQNQLALEKKKNSYKWKMLLKNKVFLAAFSKNNVGFD; encoded by the coding sequence ATGAAAGATGTAGAAGGTGTTACAGAATACATAACTACAGAAGAAGCAGCTAAAAAGCTTGGTATACAATTACCTACACTTAGAAAATATGCTGGAATGATTGATAAAAACGCAAAAAGCGGAAAATACTTTGAACGAGATGATAGAAATTACCGTTTATATACTAACGATAATATAACAACGATCAATCAAATTATTGCGTTGAAAAGTCGCCCGAAAATGACTATAGAGACTGCTATAGAGCAGATATTAAATATGGAATATAACGTTGATACGCCTAACGAAATAGGAAATCATAACGCTGATAATAACGATATAACGTCAATACAAAAGGTATTGATTAGCCAGAATGATCTAATACAAAAAAAAGATGAGCAATTATTGCGTTATGATAACCAACTAATTAAGTACAATGAAACGATTAATCATTATGAAACTTTAGTTAAAAATTTAACGGAAAGTAACGTAAATCTAGCAAATCAAGTAGAAACCATGATGAATAACCAAAATCAGCTTGCATTGGAAAAAAAGAAGAACAGTTACAAATGGAAAATGCTCCTGAAAAACAAGGTTTTTTTAGCCGCTTTTTCAAAAAATAATGTAGGTTTTGATTAA